The following coding sequences are from one Paenibacillus sp. JDR-2 window:
- a CDS encoding sugar phosphate isomerase/epimerase family protein: MKLSIFTVATPELSPEELVRVASEAGIDGIEWRYKEAPENASEQKPSFWGNNLCTLLPSGGEEMADQFREAAAAHGLSSISVTPYLTAGDLEATEDVLRKAKRVGAQFIRLGVPGYDRSRPFGELFSLARQYLKDAEGLCRQYGIKGLVETHHQTIAPSASAAYRLVEGLDPSFIGVLYDPGNMVHEGFENYRMGMEILGPYLAHVHVKNAAFATDGTAEDGSVKWKSEWSGVKEGVVPWKQVIADLKAVGYDGYLGVEDFSGQFPETQQMLKHFVQYMRELLQAEA, from the coding sequence ATGAAGCTGTCCATCTTTACAGTAGCAACGCCGGAGCTTTCTCCCGAGGAACTGGTACGCGTAGCAAGCGAAGCCGGCATTGACGGCATTGAATGGCGTTACAAGGAAGCTCCCGAGAATGCGTCGGAGCAAAAGCCGTCCTTCTGGGGGAATAACCTCTGTACGCTGCTTCCTTCCGGCGGCGAAGAAATGGCGGACCAATTCCGCGAAGCGGCTGCTGCGCATGGCTTAAGCTCAATCAGCGTAACGCCATATTTGACGGCAGGCGATTTGGAAGCAACGGAGGATGTACTCCGTAAAGCCAAACGCGTAGGGGCGCAATTTATCCGCCTTGGCGTTCCGGGCTATGACCGTTCCCGTCCATTCGGCGAGTTGTTCTCCTTGGCGCGTCAATATTTGAAGGACGCCGAAGGCTTATGCCGCCAATACGGCATTAAGGGTCTAGTTGAGACTCACCATCAGACAATCGCTCCAAGCGCATCGGCCGCTTACCGCCTTGTCGAAGGCCTTGATCCATCCTTTATTGGCGTATTGTACGATCCGGGCAATATGGTGCATGAGGGGTTTGAGAACTACCGGATGGGGATGGAGATTCTTGGTCCTTACCTCGCCCATGTTCATGTGAAGAACGCTGCATTCGCAACAGACGGCACGGCCGAAGACGGAAGCGTGAAGTGGAAGTCGGAATGGAGCGGCGTCAAGGAAGGCGTTGTTCCGTGGAAGCAGGTAATTGCCGACTTGAAAGCGGTAGGTTACGACGGTTATCTCGGCGTTGAGGATTTCAGCGGACAATTCCCTGAGACTCAGCAAATGTTGAAGCATTTCGTTCAATATATGCGTGAGCTGCTGCAAGCCGAGGCTTAA
- a CDS encoding slipin family protein, which produces MTVYINKITIQNDQRGLLFKDGSYVRLLGPGKHRFPFFSKTTVTVMDITKPFMVPGKELALFLHDDKLLEELHIIDVADDEYVLHYEDGRCGSVLKAGRHAYWKSAIKHTFNRLSTRSLELPASLNAADLMRLNGLYNTYEVAGHEKGFLFFDNMLQRELGPGKYRFWRTPVSVIVQTMDMRRQQLDLIGQEMMTEDKVTLRLNFVSQYVLHNPLKALQIKGFEEQLYIQLQLILREYAGTMKLDELLRTKQEIGAFVLERLAARSGEYGVTFLNAGVKDIILPGEVKDIMNTVLLAEKKAQANLITRREETASTRSLLNTAKLMDENATLYRLKELEFLEKICDNVGSVSLTGGGNLVEQLNQLLGGKRSG; this is translated from the coding sequence ATGACTGTATATATAAACAAAATTACGATTCAAAACGATCAACGCGGGCTGCTGTTTAAAGACGGTAGTTATGTTAGGCTGCTGGGCCCAGGCAAACACCGCTTTCCATTTTTCTCGAAAACGACGGTAACGGTCATGGATATCACCAAGCCGTTTATGGTACCGGGCAAAGAGCTGGCCTTGTTCCTGCATGACGACAAGCTGCTTGAAGAGCTTCACATCATTGACGTTGCCGATGACGAATATGTGCTTCACTATGAGGACGGCAGATGCGGCAGCGTGTTAAAAGCCGGCAGGCATGCTTATTGGAAATCGGCCATCAAGCATACATTCAACCGATTGAGTACGCGGAGCCTCGAGCTGCCTGCTTCCTTAAATGCCGCTGACTTAATGAGGCTGAACGGTCTGTACAACACTTATGAAGTGGCCGGCCATGAGAAGGGCTTCCTGTTCTTTGACAACATGCTGCAGCGCGAGCTTGGTCCGGGCAAATACCGGTTCTGGCGTACGCCGGTTTCCGTTATCGTACAGACGATGGATATGCGCCGGCAGCAGCTCGACCTGATCGGGCAGGAAATGATGACGGAGGATAAAGTAACGCTTCGCCTTAATTTTGTCAGCCAATACGTGCTGCACAATCCGTTGAAGGCGCTGCAGATCAAGGGCTTCGAAGAGCAGCTCTACATCCAGCTTCAATTAATTCTGCGGGAATACGCGGGGACGATGAAGCTGGATGAGCTGCTGCGCACGAAGCAGGAGATCGGCGCTTTTGTATTGGAACGATTGGCGGCAAGAAGCGGGGAGTACGGAGTAACGTTCCTGAACGCGGGCGTGAAGGATATCATTCTGCCGGGTGAAGTAAAAGACATCATGAATACCGTACTTCTGGCGGAGAAAAAAGCGCAAGCTAACCTCATCACGCGCCGGGAAGAGACGGCTTCCACACGAAGCCTTCTGAATACGGCAAAGCTGATGGATGAGAACGCCACGCTGTACCGCTTGAAGGAGCTCGAGTTCCTGGAGAAAATTTGCGACAACGTCGGCAGCGTATCGCTCACGGGCGGCGGCAATCTGGTCGAGCAGTTAAACCAGCTGCTTGGCGGCAAACGTTCGGGATAG
- a CDS encoding GAF domain-containing sensor histidine kinase yields MPREVRVSELAALKEIAEMLNTTNDMDQMLGDVLAKLLEVTDFTTGWIFLIDDDIPGNTCAAHHNLPPALTAGNYALMCGEDCWCVERYRQRKLTHAVNIIECKRITYAVSHQLGDTEGITHHATVPLKAGKDRFGLLNIAQAGKEHFSEEELALLQAVALQIGTAINRIRLYQTQERNAMLYAKLGDVIQRINGVQDVNQLPIKAVQYIGDEFGWPNVSLFMYDGQQLSLRALYSSGKLTKEWQTLAVEAAGPIEASLRDNRIIIESSCMEGNELDSVGIPPFRSAAAIPLRVRNRTIGVMFISSPDQRQFDDLNEDFMYSLGDHFTLCVENLRIYEHRSELARMEERNRMARDLHDSVVQKVFSLSFLAKGAENVLAGRDPVVQRSLSEIQQLSQEALKEMRTLIWQLHPAGLENGLLPALKQYGQGLNLTIYDRTDGVQELPRAIEEAFWRIGQEALNNVRKHSGRETAYIRLNKQQDGAAVLEVRDEGTGFQVDRKKGRQTMGMRSMRERAETLGGSLSITSGRGKPTIVRATIPLESVQAHCMEEKGSNGDYLL; encoded by the coding sequence ATGCCAAGGGAAGTTCGGGTCAGCGAGCTCGCTGCGCTTAAGGAAATCGCGGAGATGCTCAACACGACCAACGACATGGATCAGATGCTCGGCGATGTGCTTGCGAAGCTGCTTGAAGTAACGGATTTTACGACGGGATGGATTTTCCTGATCGATGACGATATCCCGGGAAATACTTGCGCGGCCCATCATAACCTGCCTCCCGCCTTAACCGCCGGCAATTACGCGCTTATGTGCGGGGAGGACTGCTGGTGCGTGGAGCGCTACCGCCAGCGCAAGCTTACCCATGCCGTTAATATTATTGAATGCAAACGCATTACGTATGCGGTAAGCCATCAGCTTGGGGATACGGAAGGCATTACCCATCATGCAACGGTACCTCTTAAAGCCGGCAAGGACCGGTTTGGGCTGCTGAATATCGCGCAGGCGGGCAAGGAGCATTTCAGCGAAGAGGAGCTTGCGCTGCTGCAGGCTGTTGCTCTGCAGATCGGGACGGCGATTAATCGGATTCGCTTGTATCAGACACAAGAGCGCAATGCGATGCTATACGCCAAGCTGGGCGATGTCATCCAGCGTATTAACGGCGTTCAGGATGTTAATCAGCTGCCTATCAAGGCCGTTCAGTATATTGGAGACGAATTCGGCTGGCCGAATGTCTCCTTGTTTATGTATGACGGACAGCAGCTATCGCTCCGGGCTTTGTATTCGAGCGGAAAGCTAACCAAGGAGTGGCAGACGCTTGCGGTTGAAGCCGCCGGTCCGATTGAGGCCTCGCTCCGGGATAATCGGATTATTATCGAGTCTTCTTGCATGGAAGGCAATGAATTGGACTCGGTTGGCATTCCTCCGTTCCGGTCGGCAGCGGCAATTCCGCTTCGCGTGCGTAACCGGACGATTGGCGTCATGTTTATCAGCAGTCCGGATCAGCGTCAATTCGACGACCTGAACGAGGACTTTATGTACTCGCTGGGGGATCATTTTACGTTATGCGTGGAAAATCTGCGTATTTACGAGCATCGGAGCGAGCTTGCCCGGATGGAGGAACGGAACCGGATGGCGCGAGATCTTCATGATTCCGTCGTGCAAAAGGTCTTCTCCTTGTCCTTCCTGGCGAAAGGAGCGGAAAACGTGCTTGCCGGGCGCGATCCCGTCGTACAGCGTTCGCTAAGCGAGATTCAGCAGCTGTCGCAGGAGGCGCTCAAGGAGATGCGAACGCTGATCTGGCAGCTGCATCCGGCGGGTCTCGAGAACGGACTGCTGCCGGCGCTTAAGCAATACGGGCAAGGCCTCAACCTGACGATTTATGACCGGACGGACGGGGTACAGGAGCTGCCGCGTGCCATTGAGGAAGCGTTCTGGCGGATCGGGCAGGAAGCTCTGAACAATGTCAGGAAGCATTCCGGCAGGGAGACGGCCTATATTCGGCTTAACAAACAGCAGGACGGGGCAGCCGTTCTGGAGGTAAGGGACGAAGGGACAGGCTTTCAGGTTGACCGGAAAAAAGGCCGCCAGACGATGGGGATGCGCTCCATGAGGGAGCGGGCGGAGACGCTTGGCGGTTCGCTGTCGATTACAAGCGGACGGGGCAAACCAACCATTGTCCGGGCGACGATTCCTCTTGAATCGGTACAGGCGCATTGCATGGAAGAGAAGGGAAGCAACGGTGACTACTTACTATGA
- a CDS encoding FMN-dependent NADH-azoreductase, translating into MSTVLFVKANDRGDIAVSVKLYDAFLASYKANHPQDTVIELDLFKEELPYLNANLINGGFKAAQGLELTPEEQTAVSIADKYLDQFIAADKVVFGFPLWNFTIPAVLHTYIDYLNRAGKTFKYTAEGPVGLQGDKKVALLNARGGVYSEGPFAAAEMSLNYVKNIMGFFGVRNFETVIVEGHNQFSDRAESIIAEGVATAEKVAASF; encoded by the coding sequence ATGAGTACTGTACTGTTCGTAAAAGCAAATGACCGTGGAGATATCGCTGTCAGCGTAAAGCTGTATGACGCGTTCCTCGCTAGCTATAAAGCAAATCACCCGCAAGACACTGTAATTGAGCTGGACCTGTTCAAAGAGGAACTTCCTTACCTGAACGCCAACCTGATCAACGGCGGCTTCAAAGCGGCTCAAGGTCTTGAGCTGACTCCGGAAGAACAAACAGCCGTAAGCATTGCGGACAAATACCTGGATCAATTTATCGCTGCCGATAAAGTTGTATTCGGCTTCCCGCTTTGGAACTTCACGATTCCGGCTGTTCTGCACACTTACATCGACTACCTGAACCGTGCAGGCAAAACATTCAAATATACGGCTGAAGGCCCTGTTGGTCTGCAAGGCGACAAAAAAGTGGCATTGCTGAACGCACGCGGCGGCGTATATTCCGAGGGTCCTTTCGCAGCAGCAGAAATGTCCCTTAACTATGTGAAGAACATCATGGGCTTCTTCGGCGTAAGAAACTTCGAGACAGTTATCGTTGAAGGCCACAACCAATTCAGCGACAGAGCGGAATCGATCATTGCTGAAGGTGTTGCAACAGCTGAGAAAGTGGCAGCTAGCTTCTAA
- a CDS encoding AraC family transcriptional regulator: MLDLLYWSDQPIEPFFHSHMHYEVYYFHGGKCNYLIGDQIYELAPGDLIIMYGMTLHCAKADPSVEYIRSIIHFEPTLLQPYLELPHARNILQPFQQLNNYRLRLRGEDKAEVERILARMDEYQKRGDAVGDNRFRLAFVDLLYMILDHCEQPLLNRNRQEYSSEKEATVQRIISVLEENYTEDLNMELLEERLHLSKSYLSKLFKEVTGVTIFHYIYTRRINEAKILFLMQPELSVTEVCFRLGFKHLAHFSRLFKQYAGMPPEQFRKREQVQV, from the coding sequence ATGCTGGATTTGCTTTACTGGTCAGACCAGCCGATCGAGCCGTTTTTTCACTCCCACATGCATTACGAGGTTTATTACTTCCATGGCGGCAAATGCAACTATCTGATCGGCGACCAGATTTATGAGCTTGCTCCAGGCGATTTGATTATTATGTACGGTATGACGCTGCATTGCGCCAAGGCGGATCCGTCGGTTGAATACATCCGGTCCATCATCCACTTTGAACCAACGCTCTTGCAGCCTTATCTCGAACTGCCGCATGCCCGCAACATTCTTCAGCCGTTTCAGCAGCTGAACAATTACCGGCTGCGGCTACGGGGAGAGGATAAAGCGGAGGTTGAGCGGATTCTGGCCAGAATGGACGAATACCAGAAACGCGGCGACGCGGTTGGCGACAACCGGTTCCGGCTTGCGTTTGTGGACCTGCTCTATATGATCCTAGATCATTGCGAGCAGCCGCTTCTTAACCGCAACAGGCAGGAATACAGCTCCGAGAAGGAAGCGACGGTGCAGCGCATCATTTCGGTTCTGGAGGAGAATTATACCGAGGACCTGAATATGGAGCTTCTAGAGGAACGGCTGCACTTAAGCAAGTCCTATCTCTCCAAGCTGTTCAAAGAAGTGACCGGCGTCACGATCTTTCATTATATTTATACAAGAAGGATCAACGAAGCGAAAATTCTGTTCCTGATGCAGCCGGAGCTTTCGGTTACGGAGGTTTGCTTCCGGCTTGGGTTCAAGCATCTGGCTCATTTCAGCAGACTGTTCAAGCAATATGCCGGCATGCCGCCGGAGCAGTTCCGCAAGCGCGAGCAAGTGCAAGTATAA
- a CDS encoding nucleotidyltransferase domain-containing protein encodes MIEEQYRLKIEAELARMEAEENIRILYACESGSRAWGFPSKDSDYDVRFLYVRPVEWYLSIRERRDVIERPISEMLDLSGWDLRKALALFNKSNPPLLEWLQSPIKYKEPFTTAERIRTLSGATFSPKSCMYHYLHMARGNYREYLQGETVRAKKYFYVLRPLLACGWIEKYNAMPPMLFEELVEDLIPTDSALYGIIERLLVRKRAGEELRTEPRIGRLNDYLEEQIDYFEQAAKDLDTADGLTDEQLDALFRDALLEAWGKVSV; translated from the coding sequence ATGATAGAGGAGCAATACCGGTTGAAAATAGAAGCCGAGCTTGCGCGTATGGAAGCGGAAGAAAATATCCGCATCCTGTACGCCTGCGAGTCCGGTTCGAGAGCTTGGGGTTTTCCGTCAAAAGACAGCGATTACGATGTCCGCTTCCTTTACGTGCGGCCGGTGGAATGGTATTTGTCGATCCGCGAGCGCCGGGACGTGATCGAACGCCCGATCAGCGAGATGCTGGATTTGAGCGGCTGGGATCTTCGCAAAGCGCTGGCGCTGTTTAATAAGTCCAACCCGCCTCTGCTGGAATGGCTGCAGTCGCCAATCAAATACAAGGAGCCCTTTACCACGGCCGAACGTATCCGCACCTTGTCCGGCGCAACCTTTTCGCCTAAGTCCTGCATGTACCATTATCTTCATATGGCCAGGGGCAACTACCGCGAATATTTGCAGGGCGAGACGGTACGGGCGAAAAAATATTTCTACGTACTCCGTCCCTTGCTGGCTTGCGGCTGGATTGAGAAATATAACGCGATGCCACCGATGCTATTCGAGGAGCTTGTTGAAGATTTAATTCCTACCGACAGTGCGCTCTATGGCATTATTGAACGCCTTCTAGTCCGGAAACGCGCGGGAGAAGAGCTTCGAACGGAACCTCGCATCGGGCGTCTCAATGATTATCTGGAGGAGCAAATCGATTATTTTGAGCAGGCGGCGAAGGATTTGGATACGGCTGATGGCTTGACGGACGAACAGCTGGATGCGCTGTTTCGGGATGCCCTGCTGGAGGCATGGGGAAAAGTAAGTGTATAA
- a CDS encoding Gfo/Idh/MocA family protein, which produces MSKANGMNYAPQGKPRPVVSQGEFIFAAMSLDHGHIYGMCNGLREAGGTLKWVFDPDPAKVEVFCRAYPEVQVALSQEQILQDPEVQLVAAAAVTNERGPLGVKVMKHGKHYFTDKAPFTTLDQLADAKKTASETGKKYSVYYSERLHVESAEFAGQLIKDGAIGRVLQVIGLGPHRLNAHMRPEWFFQKEKYGGILCDIGSHQIEQFLYYAGVKDAKVQGSKVANYNNKQYPELEDYGDATLIGDNGATNYFRVDWFTPDGLSTWGDGRTMILGTNGYIELRKYVDIARSNTGDHLFLVNGEGEHKIEVKDQVGFPYFGALILDILNGTDLAMPQEHTFKAAELCLEAQRQAVKVE; this is translated from the coding sequence ATGTCAAAAGCAAACGGAATGAATTACGCGCCGCAAGGAAAGCCGCGTCCTGTCGTATCCCAAGGCGAGTTTATCTTTGCAGCGATGTCGCTTGACCATGGACATATATACGGAATGTGCAACGGCCTCCGCGAAGCGGGCGGCACTTTGAAATGGGTATTCGATCCGGATCCGGCCAAGGTAGAAGTATTCTGCCGCGCGTATCCGGAAGTACAAGTTGCCCTTTCGCAGGAGCAAATCCTGCAGGATCCGGAAGTGCAGCTGGTTGCCGCAGCAGCCGTAACCAACGAACGCGGCCCACTTGGCGTGAAGGTTATGAAGCATGGCAAGCATTATTTTACCGACAAGGCTCCGTTCACGACGCTGGATCAATTGGCCGATGCCAAGAAGACCGCATCCGAGACGGGCAAGAAATATTCGGTTTATTACAGCGAGCGTCTTCACGTGGAAAGCGCGGAATTTGCGGGGCAGCTTATTAAAGACGGCGCGATCGGCCGCGTTCTCCAGGTAATCGGCTTGGGGCCGCACCGCCTGAATGCGCATATGCGCCCGGAGTGGTTCTTCCAAAAGGAAAAATACGGCGGCATCCTATGCGATATCGGCAGCCATCAGATCGAACAGTTCCTGTACTATGCGGGCGTTAAGGATGCAAAGGTTCAGGGAAGCAAGGTTGCTAACTATAATAACAAGCAATATCCGGAGCTTGAGGATTACGGGGATGCTACTCTTATCGGCGATAACGGGGCAACCAACTACTTCCGCGTAGACTGGTTCACCCCTGACGGCCTGTCTACATGGGGAGACGGCAGAACGATGATTCTTGGCACAAACGGATACATCGAGCTCCGCAAATACGTGGATATCGCAAGAAGCAACACGGGCGATCATCTGTTCCTCGTGAACGGCGAAGGCGAGCATAAAATCGAAGTGAAGGATCAAGTAGGCTTCCCATACTTTGGCGCATTAATCCTTGATATCTTAAACGGCACGGATCTCGCGATGCCGCAGGAGCATACCTTTAAGGCAGCCGAGCTGTGTCTCGAAGCGCAGAGACAAGCAGTCAAGGTCGAATAG
- a CDS encoding DNA-primase RepB domain-containing protein: MTQSRAKSSKPVQLYSGHAYRFLEKLGCKPNDQLHFLLVSDAKGKTRGYSFATELPAITLRKPFRSLEKLVPQIKLFSRRNKLVNVLWLNKKGYAVFVEINGRESAKDSPFKAIRAQFIDVDLNKISARCKTKEQIQQKIDSILSDPSEQLQSITLTQNKNGQYQLLAQRTRQRVAELKKQFMKKHGERVKDTMIVETKNGYHIYWVMQSADISKFVPIQKALAQTFDSDPMITNLSRVMRIPGFYHMKNPESPYMVKVIQWGRVKPFTQEELITLLELKPVLTAKLRQKRRKLSGRKVS, encoded by the coding sequence ATGACACAAAGCCGGGCGAAAAGTTCCAAACCCGTTCAGCTATATTCCGGTCACGCTTACCGGTTTCTCGAAAAACTTGGCTGCAAGCCAAATGATCAGTTGCATTTCTTATTAGTCTCTGACGCCAAAGGTAAAACCAGGGGGTATAGCTTTGCTACCGAGCTTCCCGCAATAACCTTGCGTAAGCCTTTTCGTTCATTGGAAAAGCTGGTTCCTCAAATCAAGCTTTTTTCAAGGAGAAACAAGCTAGTTAACGTATTGTGGCTAAACAAGAAAGGCTATGCCGTATTTGTGGAGATAAACGGCCGGGAATCGGCGAAGGACAGCCCGTTCAAAGCGATAAGAGCACAGTTTATCGATGTTGACCTAAACAAAATTTCAGCGCGCTGCAAAACGAAAGAACAAATTCAGCAAAAGATCGACTCCATTCTCTCCGACCCTTCTGAACAACTTCAATCCATTACGCTCACGCAAAATAAAAATGGCCAATATCAGCTTTTAGCTCAGCGGACAAGACAAAGAGTAGCCGAGTTAAAAAAACAATTCATGAAAAAACACGGTGAACGCGTCAAGGATACGATGATCGTCGAAACGAAAAACGGTTATCACATCTACTGGGTCATGCAAAGCGCAGACATAAGCAAATTCGTTCCTATTCAAAAAGCGTTAGCCCAAACCTTCGATTCCGATCCGATGATCACAAACTTATCCAGGGTGATGCGCATACCAGGGTTCTACCATATGAAAAATCCCGAAAGTCCCTATATGGTCAAGGTCATCCAGTGGGGCAGGGTAAAGCCGTTCACGCAAGAGGAGCTTATTACATTGCTTGAGTTAAAACCTGTACTCACGGCAAAACTCAGACAAAAGCGCCGTAAGCTGAGCGGCAGGAAAGTATCATAA
- a CDS encoding response regulator — protein sequence MKIKILLADDHQIVLKGISFFLAMQPDFELVGEAHNGKEAVEKAGELQPDIVLMDLNMPIMDGIEASALIKEQHPHIKVLVLTSFADQSHIVPALQTGAIGYMLKDVEPDQLAEAIRSAYKGNIQLHPDISRALLSRPEPEPRPEPVIQHSNRDKSLEALTPRELEVLELLTKGLSNKDIAQTLIVAEKTVKTHVSSILSKLDLSDRTQAALFAAPLFQNKGQMA from the coding sequence ATGAAAATCAAAATTTTACTCGCGGATGATCATCAGATTGTTTTAAAAGGAATATCGTTCTTTCTTGCGATGCAGCCGGATTTCGAATTGGTCGGCGAGGCGCATAACGGCAAGGAAGCCGTCGAGAAGGCTGGCGAGCTTCAGCCGGACATCGTCCTGATGGATTTGAATATGCCGATTATGGACGGAATCGAAGCAAGCGCCTTAATCAAGGAGCAGCATCCGCATATCAAGGTGCTGGTGCTGACCAGCTTTGCCGATCAGAGTCACATCGTCCCGGCCCTGCAAACCGGCGCTATCGGCTACATGCTGAAGGATGTGGAACCGGATCAGCTTGCCGAAGCTATTAGGAGCGCGTATAAGGGGAATATCCAGCTGCATCCGGATATATCGCGTGCTTTGTTAAGCCGTCCGGAACCGGAGCCAAGACCGGAGCCCGTTATCCAGCATTCGAATAGGGATAAGTCGCTGGAAGCTTTGACGCCAAGGGAGCTTGAAGTGTTGGAGCTGCTAACAAAAGGGCTTAGCAATAAAGACATTGCGCAGACGCTGATCGTTGCGGAAAAAACCGTAAAGACGCATGTCAGCAGCATTCTAAGCAAGCTGGATTTGTCAGACCGCACGCAGGCCGCCTTGTTTGCCGCACCGCTCTTTCAGAATAAGGGGCAGATGGCTTAG
- a CDS encoding N-acetylmuramoyl-L-alanine amidase family protein, which translates to MFETILIDMIPAGRNNRPGTPINGPYFITVHDTANPGKGANALMHAKYLKGEAAEVLPVSWHFTVDDTRVVQHLPITEHGWHAGDGSRGEGNLSAIGIEICENEDGNRAKAEARAARLIGDLLYKLKLPIVAVVQHNHWSGKNCPHLIRARKNGWETFLDGVRNQLNAHLGEEDVPMTEAERKQFEALVNRVAELESQHGMKVPSWAKPAVDRAIELGLIDAPADGSSRDFFRILTIMYRRGLLKD; encoded by the coding sequence ATGTTCGAGACGATACTAATCGATATGATTCCTGCCGGCCGAAATAATCGTCCAGGCACTCCAATTAACGGCCCTTATTTTATTACCGTACATGATACGGCGAATCCGGGAAAAGGCGCGAATGCGCTAATGCACGCAAAATATTTGAAAGGCGAGGCTGCTGAAGTTTTGCCGGTATCCTGGCATTTTACCGTTGACGATACGCGGGTTGTCCAGCATTTGCCGATTACGGAGCATGGCTGGCATGCGGGTGACGGGAGCCGGGGAGAGGGAAACCTTAGCGCCATCGGGATTGAAATTTGCGAAAACGAGGATGGCAATCGCGCGAAAGCCGAGGCTCGTGCCGCAAGGCTGATCGGGGATCTGCTCTATAAGCTGAAGCTCCCGATCGTAGCCGTTGTTCAGCATAACCACTGGAGCGGGAAAAACTGCCCGCATCTTATAAGGGCTCGCAAGAACGGCTGGGAGACCTTTCTTGACGGAGTCCGGAATCAGCTGAATGCTCATTTAGGGGAGGAAGATGTACCGATGACAGAAGCGGAAAGAAAGCAGTTCGAAGCGTTGGTGAACCGTGTAGCGGAGCTTGAGTCGCAGCATGGCATGAAGGTTCCTTCTTGGGCAAAGCCGGCGGTGGACCGGGCTATTGAGCTGGGACTTATCGATGCTCCCGCTGACGGAAGCTCCCGCGATTTCTTTAGAATCCTGACGATCATGTATCGAAGAGGCTTATTAAAGGATTAA
- a CDS encoding Gfo/Idh/MocA family protein: MVRIGIVGLGNMGTGHARYLITGGVKGAELTAVSDVRPERLAEVKAEWGEHIQGFLSPQEMFESGTVDGVIICTPHYDHPEQAIAALNAGLHVLIEKPAGVYTRTVREMNNAAAKSDKVFGIMYNQRTNPLYAKLRELIASGELGEIRRTNWIITDWYRSQSYYNSGGWRATWAGEGGGVLINQDPHQLDLWQWTTGLMPKRVRAFCQFGKHRDIEVENDVTAYVEYENGATGVFVTSTFESPGTNRFEISGDRGKIVIEDNKLTFHRLRVLESEFNETFTGGFGQPECWKFEIPITGSGGSHQEITQNWADAINKGTPLVAPGEEGIKGLMISNAMLLSTWTDNWVDLPIDEDLFYDKLQEQIAKSDSKKNANEYHTLDVSGTH, encoded by the coding sequence ATGGTACGTATTGGTATCGTTGGATTAGGAAACATGGGAACGGGGCATGCCCGTTATTTGATTACAGGCGGCGTTAAAGGCGCAGAATTGACGGCAGTATCCGACGTTCGTCCGGAGCGTCTGGCAGAGGTGAAAGCAGAGTGGGGCGAGCATATTCAAGGGTTTTTGAGCCCGCAGGAAATGTTCGAATCCGGCACGGTTGACGGCGTGATTATCTGTACGCCGCATTATGATCATCCGGAGCAGGCAATCGCTGCTTTAAACGCAGGACTGCATGTATTGATTGAAAAACCAGCAGGCGTCTACACTCGCACGGTACGCGAGATGAACAATGCTGCAGCGAAAAGCGATAAAGTATTCGGCATCATGTACAACCAACGCACGAATCCGCTGTACGCGAAGCTGAGAGAGCTGATTGCTTCCGGCGAGCTTGGCGAGATTCGCCGCACGAACTGGATTATTACGGACTGGTACCGTTCGCAAAGCTACTATAACTCCGGCGGCTGGCGCGCAACCTGGGCTGGCGAAGGCGGCGGCGTTCTGATTAACCAGGATCCGCATCAGCTGGATCTGTGGCAGTGGACAACGGGGCTTATGCCAAAACGCGTCCGCGCATTTTGCCAATTCGGCAAGCACCGCGATATTGAAGTCGAAAATGACGTTACGGCTTATGTGGAATACGAGAACGGTGCTACGGGCGTATTCGTAACTTCGACGTTTGAATCGCCGGGCACAAACCGTTTTGAAATATCGGGCGACCGCGGCAAAATCGTGATCGAAGATAACAAGCTGACGTTCCATCGCCTGCGCGTATTGGAATCCGAATTTAACGAGACTTTCACAGGCGGCTTCGGCCAGCCGGAATGCTGGAAGTTCGAAATTCCGATCACCGGCAGCGGCGGCAGCCATCAGGAAATTACGCAAAACTGGGCGGATGCCATCAATAAGGGAACGCCGCTTGTTGCGCCGGGCGAGGAAGGCATCAAGGGCCTCATGATCTCGAATGCGATGCTGCTGTCCACCTGGACGGATAACTGGGTTGATCTGCCGATTGACGAGGATCTGTTCTACGACAAGCTTCAAGAACAAATCGCAAAATCCGATTCGAAGAAAAATGCGAACGAATACCATACGCTGGATGTTTCCGGCACGCACTAA